ATGGACCGGCCCCTGGAGGGAGTTGGCCCTGTGCGTCGTTGACCTTGCGCCGCAGTTCGTCCCAAACCTGAGCCAGTTTTTCCGCATTGTACTTGTCCTGTACCTCGACGGTGACAATGGATTGGCCTGGGTTGTTGACTGATTCAACCTTGTCGAGCTGCCCCATTTGCTGGGCCGCACTTTCGATGACGTCGGTCACTTCATTGGTCACTTCCGTCGGTGTGGCGCCTGGGTAATTCGTGATGACCAATGCCTGTTTAATGGTGAATTCCGGGTCTTCCAGCCTGGACATGTCCAGAAAGGCGAGCGTACCGCCGACCAGAAAGCAGACGGTTAAAACAAGGGTGATGGTTTTTTTTCGGATGGAAAATTCGGCCAGATTCATTAGTCCCGGCCTCCGATTCGCCCTTCGAGAATCTTAACTTGCTGTCCTTCACGGAGATAGTTGACGCCAGCGACAATCAGTACATCTCCGGGTTTGATACCGCCCGCGACGCGAAATTTGTCCTGAATGAGATTTTCAATTCTTATTTCTCGTTTTTCCGCAAGATTGTCATCGTTAAGCACCCAGACATATTTGGGACCGTCTACCTCTCCCACAACAGAGGAAAAGGGGATGGTCACGGATTTTGAGTTGTCTGAGTCTGGGACGTTACCGATGATTTCTGCGGTCATGCCCGGTTGAATGCCAAGGCCCTGCGCATTGTCCATGGTCAGCGTGACTTTATAGGTCTGGGTCTGCGGGTTGGCGTTGGTCTGATATTCCTTGATGCGCACAGGAAATTGTTTGCCCGGCACGGATTCGAATCGTGCCATGAACCCTGTCAGATCGGTTTCTCCGGTTCGGAAAGCCTTGACCCAGACGTTTTCCGGGATATCGATAACCACGTCGAGCGCGGTGGTGTCGATCAGTTTGACGATGATTTCCTTGGCCTGGACATATTCATGGTTGGACGGAATCTTTTCAGCGATGATACCGTCAAACGGGGCTTCCAGCCGGGTGTATTGCAGGTTGAGTCGTGCCCGTCGGAGGGATTGTTCCAGTGAGAGCACTTCGGACCGGCTGGTTTCATAGGTTGATTGGGCGGCATCAAAGGCGGATTGAGCGATGATCCGTTCTTTGAGCAAGGTTTTGTTGCGTTCTATATTCAATTTGGCTTCTTTGAGGACGGATTTTGACCCGACTAATCGGGCTTCAAGATCAGCGACCGCTGCCTGAAAATCGCGTTGGTCCAGCATGGCGATCAGCTGCCCCTGTTTGACAAAGTCTCCTTCCTTGACCCCCAGTTTGACAATTTGGCCAGCCACACGAAAGGCCAGACTGGCGTCGCGGGTTGCCTTGACTTTTCCGGGAAAGGTACGCGAGGCGCGTGCATTGGCTGTTTCGACGGTAAAAACGCGGACAGGGCGAATGGGGACAGAGACAATTTTTTCTTCCTTGCAGCCGGTCAGCATCAGTGCCAGCAACAGACAGAACACCAAAGTTTTTTCCATTATTTTACCTTGTAGAACAAAAAAGTTAATCAAGTGATTAGTTTGAGGTTAAAAAAAATTACTGCCAGTAGCCGGGGAGCCCCTTTTGGAGGATTTCGATAATGGCGTTCGAATATTCTTCGACCCGTTCTTCGTCGTCAATGCAACTGCCTCCGCCGAGGAGGTAGTCGGAAAAAACGGCACCGATAATGACGGTGAATCCCAATCCTGGTGTGCCATCCAAACGGGGGCGTTTTATTTTCAAACGGTCAATGTTGTCTTCATAGTTGGCTTGGGCCGAGGCAATGAGTTCATCCCGCAAGTCCTGAAGTTCTTCCGAGTCGTGGTTGAGTTCCCGAAGTCCCACAAGATAAAGGTCTCGATTGGTCCGAGCGTTTGCCAAGATACGGGGAACGAAATTTTCGATCAGGGTTTCGGGTGTGTCCGAGATGTTCATGCATCGCCGGGCCTCACTCATGAATAAATCGGTAAATCGTGAAAATATTTCTCGGAGCAGTCCTGATTTGCTGCCGAAATAGTATGAGACCATGGCGCTATTCACGTCGGCTTTGCGGGCAATATCTCGGATGCCCACGGTGTCATACGTGCGTTTGGCAAAAAGTTTCGTGGCAACGGTGAGGATATGTTCCTTTTTGTTCATGGCGATTAATTAATCGGTTGATTAGTTTCTGTCAATTTAAAAAAGTCCGTTTTTTTATGAAACTGTGGCGGATGGATAAAAAAAGGCCGCGTGGTCCATGATGGAACCTCGCGGCCAATGTGAGCAGTTTTAGATGACGTGCTGGAAATTATTTGCTGGACGGTTTTTTCCGGCGGCGACGACGGCGTCTGGGACGAGGTCTGGGTTTTGATGCCGCTTCGGTTTCAGTTGGTGCCGGGTCTTTTCGAGGCTGATCCTTGACCACTGGTTCCGGTTTTTGTTCCCGTTTTGGCTCGTGCTTTTTCTCCTGCTTTTTGGGAGCAGGTGTAGGCTTGGTGGTTGGCTTTTCTACTGGATGTGCCGTTTTTTTGGGCTTGGGAGTACGTTTCGGTTCCGAACGATTTTTTGATGTTGGACGAGCCTGTTCTTGTGGTGCTTTCCTGGCCGGTTTCCGTTTGGGAGGCCGTTCAGTTTTGGCAGCCGGCTGAGAAGAAGTCGGTTCTGCTGGTTTTCCATGAAGGGTTGGCTGATACAGTTCATCAAGCAGCATGGCGAGCAGGGCCAGAGACTCTTCGTTTTCCGCATATTTTTTGGCCAAGGGGAGAAATCGGGAAACGCGTTCCTGCTGGATGTTGGTCAACTTGCGGAATCGTTTTTCAAGGATGGCTGTGAGTCTTTCTTCGATAATGGCTGTCACATCCTCTTCCGTGGGGTCCTTGAGTTCTTCAAAAGTGATTTTGAAGCGCGTGGCAATGCGTTCCAATTCCATTTTCTGGATGACATCCACCAGGGTGATGGCGGTGCCGGTCGCTCCGGCTCGTCCCGTGCGACCTGCGCGGTGGACATAGGATTCCGGGTCTTCCGGCGGCTCCATCATGAATACATGCGACAGCTCCGGAATGTCGATTCCGCGTGCGGCCACATCTGTGGCGACCAGAAATTGCAGTTTGCCTTCCTTGATCCGGGCCATGAGGCGTTCGCGCTTGTTCTGACTGAGGTCGGAGGTCAGTCCTTCGGCGTCAAAGCCGAATTGGGACAGCAGGGCTGCGGTAAATTCCACATTCCGTTTGGTGTTCGAAAAAATGATGGCTGAGGACGGATTTTCCAACTCGATGAGTTTGATGAGCTTGCGCTCCTTGCCCATGGCCGACACTTCAACGAACTGATGGGAAATGGCCGAGACATTGGCTTCGTCCGAGGAAAGACTGAGAAATTGTGGATCGACCATGAATTCTTTGGCCAGCCGCAGAACTGACGGCGGGAATGTGGCTGAGAACATGAATGAGCCGATGCGTTTGCGTGGCAAATAGCGTTTGACTTCCACCATGTCCGGATAAAATCCGACGGATAGCATCCGGTCAGCTTCGTCAAAAATAATGGCCTTGAGCGCATCGAGTACGAGATTGCGGCGCATGAGGTGGTCCAGAATACGGCCAGGGGTTCCTACCACGATCTGCACACCGTCGTGGAATGCGTCGAGTTGTTCCTTGTATCCCACGCCGCCATAGACAGCCACGACCTTGATGCCGCTGTCGCCTGCCAACATGCGCGCTTCCTGCGCCACCTGTTTGGCGAGTTCCCGTGTTGGGACCATGATCAGCGTTTGACATTTGGGACTGTTGGGATCGATTTTTTCGATGAGTGGGAGCACAAATGCGCCGGTCTTGCCCGAGCCTGTCCTGGCCTGGACCATGACGTCCTGTCTGTTCAGGAGAAAAGGGAGTGCCTTTTGCTGGACCGGCATGAGTTTGTCCCAGCCAGCGCGGGCACATGCTTCTGCCATTTTTTCAGGCAGATTTTCAAATTGTATGTCGGGAAAATCGTGTGTGTGTTTTTCGTCATCGTTCCCGGAATCGGGATTCAGGGTGTCTTTTTCCATAAGTACCTACAATGTATGATGTGAACTCCAGTCGAATCAATTGTGTACAGGGACCGGAGTGAGAAATTCGTCACAAGCTTGCGTACAATATACTGTCATGCCATGTTTGTACAATAACGGCAAAGCAGCTTTTCCGGAAGGAGTCCGGGTGTTCCAGGCAGGGACGGGCGTGTGGAAATTGTCCCATCGTGACCTGCACGGATCAATAGATGAATTGTTCATTGAATATGCGTTCTTCCAGAGAATG
This window of the Pseudodesulfovibrio sp. JC047 genome carries:
- a CDS encoding efflux RND transporter periplasmic adaptor subunit, yielding MEKTLVFCLLLALMLTGCKEEKIVSVPIRPVRVFTVETANARASRTFPGKVKATRDASLAFRVAGQIVKLGVKEGDFVKQGQLIAMLDQRDFQAAVADLEARLVGSKSVLKEAKLNIERNKTLLKERIIAQSAFDAAQSTYETSRSEVLSLEQSLRRARLNLQYTRLEAPFDGIIAEKIPSNHEYVQAKEIIVKLIDTTALDVVIDIPENVWVKAFRTGETDLTGFMARFESVPGKQFPVRIKEYQTNANPQTQTYKVTLTMDNAQGLGIQPGMTAEIIGNVPDSDNSKSVTIPFSSVVGEVDGPKYVWVLNDDNLAEKREIRIENLIQDKFRVAGGIKPGDVLIVAGVNYLREGQQVKILEGRIGGRD
- a CDS encoding TetR family transcriptional regulator, with translation MNKKEHILTVATKLFAKRTYDTVGIRDIARKADVNSAMVSYYFGSKSGLLREIFSRFTDLFMSEARRCMNISDTPETLIENFVPRILANARTNRDLYLVGLRELNHDSEELQDLRDELIASAQANYEDNIDRLKIKRPRLDGTPGLGFTVIIGAVFSDYLLGGGSCIDDEERVEEYSNAIIEILQKGLPGYWQ
- a CDS encoding DEAD/DEAH box helicase, whose translation is MEKDTLNPDSGNDDEKHTHDFPDIQFENLPEKMAEACARAGWDKLMPVQQKALPFLLNRQDVMVQARTGSGKTGAFVLPLIEKIDPNSPKCQTLIMVPTRELAKQVAQEARMLAGDSGIKVVAVYGGVGYKEQLDAFHDGVQIVVGTPGRILDHLMRRNLVLDALKAIIFDEADRMLSVGFYPDMVEVKRYLPRKRIGSFMFSATFPPSVLRLAKEFMVDPQFLSLSSDEANVSAISHQFVEVSAMGKERKLIKLIELENPSSAIIFSNTKRNVEFTAALLSQFGFDAEGLTSDLSQNKRERLMARIKEGKLQFLVATDVAARGIDIPELSHVFMMEPPEDPESYVHRAGRTGRAGATGTAITLVDVIQKMELERIATRFKITFEELKDPTEEDVTAIIEERLTAILEKRFRKLTNIQQERVSRFLPLAKKYAENEESLALLAMLLDELYQPTLHGKPAEPTSSQPAAKTERPPKRKPARKAPQEQARPTSKNRSEPKRTPKPKKTAHPVEKPTTKPTPAPKKQEKKHEPKREQKPEPVVKDQPRKDPAPTETEAASKPRPRPRRRRRRRKKPSSK